The following DNA comes from Pleuronectes platessa chromosome 9, fPlePla1.1, whole genome shotgun sequence.
agcattcAAATCCTGTTCTGGGGCCACGGTGACAAGAGTTGTCTGTGACGCGGCAGCTGACCTGGGATCTCCTGACGGGTTGATTGTCGCTGGGGTGAGTTGCTGGGGACAGCGTGTGCTGCTACGACGCGTTGCTCTTCAGGTGCTGAGTCTGCAGTGGCTTCACGTGATACTCGTAGATCTTCAACGCTGGGCCGAGCTTTATCGACAGCCCCGTCAGGACGTCGTTACGCGTCATCAGGAGCAGGGACTTGCCGTCGATTTCCTGTCGGGGGCGCGGAGAGAAAGAACCGATTGACAACCTGCTTTGTTTTCATCGAGGGATCGGATCTTTTTCCGAGCAGAGCAGCCGAGGCCCACACCAACCTGATCCTGGAAAGCCGTGGCTTGTTCCTCGAACCCCGTAGCTTTGAAGTAGTTGACGACATCAGCGACCCCCCAGTTGGCCGGGTCGGGCACCTGACCGTTCTCCACTGGGCTGTGGGTGGGGGGAGGGAACGGTTTCAACTTAACGTGTAGTGAAATGTAACAGTGGTTGAACACATTGATTCAAATCTGTCAATAAACAGTGTCCTACACATGGAGATAATACCTTTTGGTGTCAACAGAGCCGTTTGCCTTTTCTTCCATTCCGGCTGTAGATCAAAGAAAGATATGCAAGCACACAGAGTGTCAGAATCAAATCAGTCATGCTAAAACAATGcgtcaattaattaattatttttaatgtaaaaaaaaatctattcttATAAAAATACTGAAATTTAGAACATTCTTCTCAAGTCAATTTACTAATTTACAAGAGGCTTGAATCATTAACATTTCAGCATTTTGACGTAAAGTAATGATTTATCAAAGATCAAAAGATACATGTTGTATCCTTGACTGTGAAGTGTGACATGGTTCGTTTTGTAGATAAAAAAATTGCTTTTCTAAATATGGATGATGCAGACAGATTGATTTGGCTGTAAACCCGTGAAAATAGGTTTGGTTGATGCATCAAATGATATCAAGATAAACATTTTGCATATCAGTCGATATTGAAAATGATCACAATGAATAATGCATGATTAAGTTTAAAAccatttttttgtttctgctgaGGGAAGGTTGTGATTTCAAACTATTCTCCATGAGCGAAG
Coding sequences within:
- the samd13 gene encoding sterile alpha motif domain-containing protein 13: MRNYCNVTDPGMEEKANGSVDTKSPVENGQVPDPANWGVADVVNYFKATGFEEQATAFQDQEIDGKSLLLMTRNDVLTGLSIKLGPALKIYEYHVKPLQTQHLKSNAS